A genome region from Sphaeramia orbicularis chromosome 19, fSphaOr1.1, whole genome shotgun sequence includes the following:
- the mrpl27 gene encoding large ribosomal subunit protein bL27m — protein sequence MATMASLMLRSRTGLLLPGQCFLVDSVRFASKKAGGSSKNHGGKSPGQRYGRKKHEGAFVHAGNILATQRVMRYHPGAHVGMGRNNTLYALEDGHVRFTKEVYIPSPRTFEGAQVIPKLPRGAVLYKTFVNVLPVKQEGKFKLVDMV from the exons GTCTGCTACTGCCTGGCCAGTGTTTTCTTGTAGACTCTGTTAGGTTTGCTTCTAAGAAAGCTGGAGGCAGCAGTAAGAATCATGGTGGGAAAAGCCCTGGCCAAAGATATGGCCGCAAGAAACATGAAG GAGCTTTTGTCCATGCTGGTAATATCCTTGCAACACAGAGGGTTATGAGGTATCACCCCGGTGCACAT GTGGGGATGGGAAGGAACAACACGCTGTATGCTCTGGAGGACGGCCATGTCCGATTCACGAAGGAGGTGTACATCCCATCCCCTCGCACCTTTGAGGGCGCACAGGTCATCCCGAAACTGCCAAGGGGGGCTGTGCTCTACAAGACTTTTGTCAATGTCCTGCCAGTGAAACAGGAGGGAAAGTTTAAACTGGTGGACATGGTCTGA
- the LOC115410156 gene encoding ras-related protein Rab-37-like has translation MERMESMEPISAYYTTAYPEIQPDSAYGSRETTESQPKTPPTPTYDEELVHKTILVGDSGVGKTSLLVQFDQGKFIPGSFSATVGIGFTNKVVTVDNVKVKLQIWDTAGQERFRSVTHAYYRDAHALLLLYDITSKSSFDNIRAWLTEIHEYAQSDVVIMLLGNKADMSSDRAIRRDEGERLAREYSVPFMETSAKTGVNVDLAFTAVAKELKHRAVQHPSEPKFQIHEYIEAQKEKSGCCSYF, from the exons ATGGAGCGGATGGAGTCGATGGAGCCCATTTCGGCGTACTACACCACGGCTTACCCGGAGATCCAACCCGATAGCGCGTACGGATCCAGGGAGACCACGGAGAGCCAGCCAAAGACCCCCCCCACTCCGACCTATGACGAGGAACTAGTGCACAAG acgATCCTGGTCGGGGACAGTGGAGTGGGTAAGACATCTCTGTTGGTGCAGTTCGATCAGGGCAAGTTCATCCCCGGATCCTTTTCTGCAACAGTGGGCATCGGATTTACG AATAAAGTGGTGACTGTTGACAATGTAAAGGTTAAACTGCAG atttgGGACACAGCAGGGCAAGAAAGGTTCAGGAGTGTGACACATGCATATTACAGAGATGCACATG CTCTACTTCTGCTGTATGATATCACTAGCAAATCTTCATTTGACAACATTAGG GCATGGCTAACAGAAATCCATGAGTACGCGCAGAGTGATGTAGTCATCATGTTGCTGGGCAACAAG GCTGACATGAGCAGTGACAGAGCCATCAGGAGAGATGAAGGGGAGAGGCTCGCCAGA GAGTATTCAGTTCCCTTCATGGAGACTAGTGCAAAGACAGGAGTCAATGTAGACCTGGCCTTCACTGCTGTGGCTAA GGAACTGAAGCACCGGGCCGTCCAGCACCCCAGTGAACCCAAGTTTCAGATTCACGAATACATCGAAGCACAAAAAGAGAAATCAGGCTGCTGTAGCTACTTCTGA